One Paraburkholderia agricolaris genomic region harbors:
- a CDS encoding ABC transporter substrate-binding protein, with translation MTSHKNKLRGLAALGALLLATAAQADIKVGIDLSSTGPAAVIGITSKNAMLMWPATIAGQKADYIFLDDASDPGNAVRNIRKLINEDHVDVIVGPNITPAAMAALDPVAESQTPMITLIGSASVVEPQEGKKVWAYKMAQTDSAMADVMTRYMSNHNVKTVGFIGFADGYGESWLNEFSKFAALRHIQLVATERYNRTDASVTGQILKLMAAKPDAILIAGAGTPTVLPQRTLIERGYKGPIYQTHGIATPEFIKLGGKDVEGTLFPTQPVVVARTLPADHPAKKAALAFTNEYEAKYGPGSVTQFAGDAAGVYPRLQDAVARALKTAQPGTPAFRVALRDELEHAHELVVPNGVVNTSPKDHVGLDQRASVMGIIKNGKFVYLSQ, from the coding sequence ATGACGTCGCATAAAAACAAACTTCGCGGCCTGGCCGCTCTCGGCGCGCTCTTGCTCGCTACCGCAGCACAGGCCGACATCAAGGTCGGCATCGACCTGTCGAGCACCGGCCCCGCCGCCGTGATCGGCATTACGAGCAAGAACGCGATGCTGATGTGGCCGGCCACGATCGCCGGCCAGAAAGCCGACTACATCTTTCTCGATGACGCGTCCGACCCGGGCAACGCGGTCCGCAACATCCGCAAGCTGATCAATGAAGACCACGTCGACGTGATCGTCGGTCCGAATATCACGCCGGCCGCGATGGCAGCGCTCGATCCGGTTGCCGAAAGCCAGACGCCGATGATTACGCTGATCGGCTCGGCGAGCGTGGTCGAACCGCAGGAAGGCAAAAAGGTGTGGGCCTACAAGATGGCGCAGACCGATAGCGCGATGGCCGACGTGATGACGCGTTACATGTCGAACCACAACGTGAAGACGGTAGGCTTCATCGGTTTCGCCGACGGCTACGGCGAAAGCTGGCTCAACGAATTCAGCAAGTTCGCGGCCCTGCGGCATATCCAACTGGTAGCGACAGAGCGCTACAACCGCACGGACGCCAGCGTCACCGGCCAGATCCTCAAGCTGATGGCCGCCAAACCGGACGCGATCCTGATCGCCGGGGCCGGCACGCCGACCGTGCTGCCGCAACGCACGCTGATCGAGCGCGGCTACAAAGGCCCGATCTATCAGACGCACGGCATCGCCACGCCTGAGTTCATCAAGCTGGGCGGCAAGGACGTGGAAGGCACGCTGTTCCCGACCCAGCCGGTCGTGGTGGCGCGCACGCTGCCGGCCGACCATCCGGCGAAGAAGGCCGCGCTCGCGTTCACCAACGAATATGAAGCGAAGTACGGCCCGGGCAGCGTCACGCAGTTCGCGGGCGATGCGGCAGGCGTGTATCCGCGCCTGCAGGATGCGGTCGCACGGGCGTTGAAGACAGCGCAGCCGGGCACACCGGCTTTCCGCGTCGCCTTGCGCGACGAACTGGAGCACGCGCATGAACTGGTCGTCCCGAACGGGGTGGTCAATACGAGCCCGAAAGATCACGTCGGTCTGGATCAGCGCGCGAGCGTAATGGGCATCATCAAGAACGGCAAATTCGTGTACTTGAGCCAGTAA
- a CDS encoding efflux RND transporter periplasmic adaptor subunit, giving the protein MLKTRKRIIIAAVIAVVFLAIAIGHAIRKRSGADAASVEAPSSVVEFAPDDLTTVSRRTLSETLPLTGSLRAVTQAAVKSKVAGSALNVMVREGDPVKTGQILAKIDARDYVARAEQTRGQMAAMAGQLDIARQTLDNNRVLVEKGFISKNAFDTAQSQYQIARANLDAAKAALASSNLSLDDTVVRSPLDGQIASRTVEPGEKVAVDTKLFDVVDLRTLELEAPVPVGEIGRVRIGQPIQIAFDGIDTPIQGSITRINPAAQAGSRSIMVYVQVANPSGTLRVGMFGTGTISVGSRQNALVVPATAIRTDGTRHTVYALVNGKLVEQTVETGVTGDADGSAWIEIVGGPLTPGQQIVQNNLGSLRIGSTVHVVQPAQPAQSGQTSPPAAGVPGASSAR; this is encoded by the coding sequence ATGCTAAAAACCAGAAAACGCATCATCATCGCCGCCGTTATAGCCGTCGTGTTCCTGGCTATCGCGATCGGTCACGCCATTAGGAAGCGCAGCGGCGCCGACGCCGCCAGCGTCGAAGCGCCCTCTTCCGTCGTCGAATTCGCACCTGACGACCTCACCACCGTGAGCCGCCGCACGCTCTCCGAAACGCTGCCGTTGACCGGGTCGCTACGCGCCGTCACGCAAGCCGCGGTGAAATCGAAGGTGGCCGGCTCGGCGCTCAACGTGATGGTGCGCGAAGGCGATCCGGTCAAGACCGGCCAGATTCTCGCGAAGATCGACGCCCGCGACTACGTCGCCCGCGCCGAGCAGACGCGCGGCCAGATGGCGGCGATGGCCGGCCAGCTCGACATTGCCAGACAGACGCTCGACAACAACCGCGTGCTGGTCGAAAAAGGCTTCATTTCGAAAAATGCCTTCGACACCGCGCAAAGCCAGTATCAGATCGCCCGCGCGAATCTCGACGCGGCGAAGGCCGCGCTGGCGTCGTCGAATCTGTCGTTGGACGACACCGTCGTGCGCTCGCCGCTCGACGGACAGATCGCCTCGCGCACGGTTGAACCGGGCGAGAAGGTTGCCGTCGATACCAAGCTCTTCGACGTGGTCGATCTGCGCACGCTCGAACTGGAAGCACCCGTGCCGGTCGGCGAGATCGGCCGCGTGCGGATCGGCCAGCCGATCCAGATCGCCTTCGACGGCATCGACACGCCCATCCAGGGTTCGATCACGCGCATCAATCCGGCGGCCCAAGCCGGTTCGCGTTCGATCATGGTGTATGTGCAAGTCGCCAATCCGTCGGGCACGCTGCGGGTCGGCATGTTCGGCACCGGCACGATCTCGGTCGGCAGCCGGCAGAATGCGCTGGTTGTCCCGGCCACCGCCATCCGCACGGACGGCACGCGCCACACGGTCTATGCGCTCGTCAACGGCAAGCTGGTCGAGCAAACGGTGGAGACTGGCGTAACCGGCGATGCCGACGGCAGCGCCTGGATCGAGATCGTCGGCGGCCCATTGACGCCTGGCCAGCAGATCGTGCAGAACAATCTCGGCTCATTGCGGATCGGCAGCACCGTGCACGTGGTGCAACCCGCCCAGCCCGCCCAGTCAGGGCAAACCTCCCCGCCGGCGGCCGGCGTGCCGGGCGCAAGCAGCGCACGCTGA
- a CDS encoding CysB family HTH-type transcriptional regulator, with protein MNLHQFRFVREAVRQNFNLTEAAKALFTSQPGVSKAIIELEDELGVEIFTRHGKRVRSLTEPGRIILQSVERILQEVESLKRVGKDYAAQDQGNLVIAATHTQARYSLPAAIAEFKKRFPKVHLSILQGSPTQVAEMVIHDQADLAIATEAIANYKELVSLPCFQWHHVAVMQPDHPLLDRKLLSLDDLTQYPLITYDNAFAGRTKINEAFRLRGLHPDIVLEAIDADVIKTYVELGLGVGIMADIAFNAERDRHLRAMPVGHLFGSNVTRVALKQGAYLRSYVYTLVELLSPSMNRKLIEQALKGEHETYEL; from the coding sequence ATGAACCTGCATCAATTCCGCTTCGTCCGCGAGGCTGTGCGGCAGAATTTCAACCTGACCGAAGCGGCCAAAGCCCTGTTTACAAGCCAGCCGGGCGTCTCCAAGGCGATCATCGAGCTGGAAGACGAGCTGGGCGTCGAAATCTTCACGCGGCACGGCAAGCGCGTGCGCTCGCTGACCGAGCCGGGGCGCATCATTCTGCAGTCGGTAGAGCGGATTTTGCAGGAAGTCGAGAGTCTGAAGCGGGTCGGTAAAGATTACGCGGCGCAGGATCAGGGCAATCTGGTGATCGCCGCCACCCACACTCAGGCGCGCTATTCACTTCCGGCCGCCATCGCCGAATTCAAGAAGCGCTTCCCGAAAGTCCACCTTTCAATTCTGCAAGGCAGCCCGACACAGGTCGCCGAGATGGTGATCCACGACCAGGCCGATCTGGCCATCGCCACCGAAGCAATCGCCAACTATAAGGAACTGGTCTCGCTGCCGTGCTTCCAGTGGCACCACGTCGCCGTGATGCAGCCGGACCATCCGCTGCTCGACCGCAAACTTTTGTCGTTGGATGATCTGACCCAATATCCGCTGATCACCTACGACAACGCGTTCGCCGGCCGCACCAAGATCAACGAGGCGTTCCGCCTGCGCGGCTTGCATCCGGACATCGTGCTGGAGGCAATCGACGCCGACGTGATCAAGACCTATGTGGAATTGGGGCTGGGTGTCGGCATCATGGCGGATATCGCGTTCAACGCCGAGCGCGACCGCCATCTGCGCGCGATGCCGGTGGGCCACCTGTTCGGCAGCAATGTGACGCGCGTCGCGCTGAAACAGGGCGCGTATCTGCGCAGCTATGTGTATACGCTCGTCGAACTGCTCTCGCCGAGCATGAACCGCAAGCTGATCGAACAGGCGCTCAAAGGCGAACACGAAACCTACGAACTTTGA